From the Priestia koreensis genome, one window contains:
- a CDS encoding LytTR family DNA-binding domain-containing protein, which produces MKDITLSALLEVIGDLFSDEISIAVSNTKEYIYYRPSKRVNLKITKHDPIKEGTIAYQAIMSKQKVAEFIHRDVFGVPYHGVAVPIWKEDEIEGVVTAIYPALADGKSVVTVKTADGWIPVPFSDVVYVESKDKKTFVHSDRISGTHKYSLQDFESLLPKDFFIRCHRSFIVNVNEIKAIYPDAHSTFLLAMKNGDQIPISQSYSGYFRKLLGF; this is translated from the coding sequence ATGAAAGATATAACATTGAGTGCATTACTAGAGGTTATTGGAGACTTATTTTCAGATGAAATTTCAATCGCTGTTTCCAATACGAAAGAATACATTTATTATCGACCAAGCAAACGAGTTAATTTAAAAATTACGAAACATGATCCTATAAAAGAAGGAACTATTGCCTATCAAGCGATTATGAGTAAACAAAAGGTAGCTGAATTTATTCACCGCGATGTATTTGGTGTCCCTTATCACGGTGTCGCCGTACCCATTTGGAAAGAAGACGAAATTGAAGGCGTCGTGACCGCTATTTACCCAGCATTAGCAGACGGAAAATCGGTGGTGACGGTCAAAACAGCCGACGGTTGGATTCCTGTTCCATTCTCAGATGTGGTCTATGTCGAGTCAAAAGATAAGAAGACGTTTGTTCATTCAGATCGTATATCTGGAACACATAAATATTCTTTACAAGACTTTGAATCCTTACTCCCAAAGGATTTTTTCATTCGTTGTCATCGATCTTTTATTGTAAATGTGAATGAGATTAAAGCGATTTATCCAGATGCTCATTCAACCTTTTTATTGGCTATGAAAAATGGTGATCAGATACCGATTAGCCAGTCGTATTCAGGGTATTTCCGTAAGCTTCTTGGCTTCTAA
- the ahpC gene encoding alkyl hydroperoxide reductase subunit C: protein MSLIGTEVKPFVAQAYHNGDFIEVTEENMKGKWSVVCFYPADFTFVCPTELADLQKEYATLKDLGVEVYSVSTDTHFTHKAWHDHSEAISSIEYVMIGDPSQKISRNFEVLNEEEGLADRGTFIIDPDGVIQTVEINAGGIGRDASTLVNKIKAAQYVRKNPGEVCPAKWEEGGETLTPGLDLVGKI, encoded by the coding sequence ATGTCATTAATCGGTACTGAAGTAAAACCATTCGTAGCACAAGCTTACCACAACGGTGATTTCATCGAAGTAACAGAAGAAAACATGAAAGGTAAATGGAGCGTAGTTTGTTTCTATCCAGCAGACTTCACTTTTGTATGTCCAACTGAATTAGCTGACCTACAAAAAGAATACGCAACATTAAAAGACCTAGGTGTTGAAGTATACTCTGTTTCTACAGATACTCACTTCACTCATAAAGCATGGCACGATCATTCAGAAGCAATCAGCTCAATCGAGTACGTAATGATTGGTGACCCATCTCAAAAAATCTCTCGTAACTTTGAAGTATTAAACGAAGAAGAAGGTCTTGCTGACCGCGGAACTTTCATCATCGATCCAGATGGCGTGATCCAAACAGTTGAAATCAACGCTGGTGGTATCGGCCGCGATGCAAGCACACTTGTAAATAAAATTAAAGCTGCACAATATGTACGTAAAAACCCAGGTGAAGTTTGCCCAGCTAAATGGGAAGAAGGCGGAGAAACACTTACACCAGGACTTGACCTTGTAGGTAAAATCTAA
- the ahpF gene encoding alkyl hydroperoxide reductase subunit F produces MLLDANIKAQLEQYLQMLESDILLKVSAGEDKVSHDMLALVDELATMSSRIKVEKTELERTPSFSVNRIGEDTGITFAGVPLGHEFTSLVLALLQVSGRAPKVDQSVIDQIKNIKGKYHFESYISLTCHNCPDVVQALNILSVLNDNISHTMIDGAAFKDEVERKEIMAVPTVFLNGEEFGSGRMTLEEILNKMGSGPDASEFADKDPYDVLVVGGGPAGASAAIYAARKGIRTGIVAERFGGQVMDTLGIENFVSVKKTEGPKLVASLEEHVKDYNIDVMNLQRASKLEKKDLVEIELENGAVLKSKSVILSTGARWRNVGVPGEAEFKNKGVAYCPHCDGPLFEGKRVAVIGGGNSGIEAAIDLAGIVEHVTVLEFLPELKADAVLQERLNSLPNVTVLKNVQTTEITGTDKVNGISYMDRDTEEVKHVELEGVFVQIGLVPNTEWLGDAIERSRFGEILVDKHGATNVPGVFAAGDCTDSAYKQIIISMGSGATAALGAFDYLIRN; encoded by the coding sequence ATGTTATTAGATGCAAATATCAAAGCACAGCTAGAACAGTATCTTCAAATGCTAGAGAGCGATATCCTCTTAAAGGTTAGCGCGGGAGAAGATAAAGTATCTCATGACATGCTAGCGCTAGTGGATGAACTAGCTACAATGTCATCACGCATTAAAGTTGAAAAAACTGAGTTAGAACGCACACCAAGCTTTAGTGTTAATCGTATCGGGGAAGATACAGGCATTACGTTTGCTGGGGTTCCCCTAGGTCATGAGTTTACTTCATTGGTTCTTGCTCTTCTACAAGTAAGCGGTAGAGCACCAAAAGTAGATCAAAGTGTGATTGATCAAATTAAGAATATTAAAGGCAAGTATCACTTCGAGTCTTATATCAGCTTAACCTGTCATAATTGCCCTGATGTTGTACAAGCACTTAATATTCTTAGCGTCCTAAACGACAATATTAGTCATACAATGATTGACGGTGCTGCTTTCAAAGATGAAGTAGAACGCAAGGAAATTATGGCTGTACCGACTGTTTTCCTTAACGGAGAAGAGTTTGGTAGCGGTCGTATGACATTAGAAGAAATTTTAAATAAAATGGGTAGCGGCCCTGATGCTTCAGAGTTTGCTGACAAAGATCCATACGATGTACTTGTGGTTGGTGGCGGTCCTGCTGGTGCAAGTGCTGCGATTTATGCAGCGCGTAAAGGTATTCGCACGGGTATCGTAGCCGAGCGCTTTGGTGGACAAGTTATGGACACCTTGGGCATCGAAAACTTTGTAAGTGTCAAAAAGACGGAAGGTCCAAAACTTGTAGCAAGCTTAGAAGAGCATGTAAAAGATTACAACATTGATGTAATGAACTTGCAGCGCGCTAGCAAGCTAGAGAAAAAAGACCTTGTCGAAATTGAGCTTGAAAACGGAGCCGTTCTAAAAAGTAAATCTGTCATCCTTTCAACAGGTGCTCGCTGGCGTAACGTTGGCGTTCCTGGCGAAGCAGAATTCAAAAACAAAGGTGTGGCTTACTGCCCTCACTGTGACGGACCACTATTTGAAGGCAAACGCGTTGCGGTTATTGGCGGAGGAAACTCTGGTATTGAAGCGGCAATCGACCTTGCTGGAATCGTGGAACACGTAACTGTTCTTGAGTTCTTGCCTGAACTGAAAGCAGATGCTGTTTTACAAGAACGCTTAAATAGTCTTCCGAACGTAACCGTATTGAAAAACGTCCAAACAACTGAAATTACGGGTACTGATAAAGTAAACGGCATTTCATACATGGACCGTGATACGGAAGAAGTAAAACACGTTGAATTAGAAGGTGTATTTGTTCAAATCGGTCTTGTACCGAACACAGAATGGCTAGGCGATGCAATTGAACGCAGTCGCTTTGGCGAAATTCTTGTCGATAAGCATGGTGCAACAAACGTCCCTGGCGTATTTGCTGCTGGTGACTGCACAGACAGTGCTTATAAACAAATCATCATCTCAATGGGATCAGGTGCAACTGCAGCTCTAGGTGCATTTGACTACCTTATCCGTAACTAA
- a CDS encoding Nramp family divalent metal transporter yields MSAQLQQNTPTPPTSFKKRLTLIGPGFVAAATGVGTGDLVAALVAGAGFGLVFVWAIIVGSILKHFLNEGVGRWHLATGKTILEGWREMGRWATGYFGIYSVIWGFVYGAAASSACALAMHAMFPVLPFWAWAVLHSLLGFALVWTGRYQLFEKIMMILIALMFITVIGSAALFLPNMGDLLKGVVPTVPKGSFMLALGLIGGVGGTITMASYGYWLKEKGWKGKEWIPTMRLDSKAAYIMTAIFTLSLLIVGSQFLFGTGIELKGDQGLIKLTNLLSDKYGAVISWLFLIGFWSAAFSSLLGVWNGVPYLFADFVRIIKKQVDKPVTETDPAYRLYLVWLTFPPMILLFFGKPIELIILYGALGALFMPFLSLSLLWLLNSKRVEKAYRNSLLGNIVFVACILLFVVLAVRELSGMF; encoded by the coding sequence ATGTCAGCACAATTACAGCAAAATACCCCTACACCACCTACTTCATTTAAAAAACGACTCACGCTTATCGGCCCAGGATTTGTAGCGGCCGCTACGGGAGTTGGAACAGGAGACTTGGTAGCTGCCCTTGTCGCAGGTGCAGGCTTCGGCCTTGTATTCGTTTGGGCCATTATCGTTGGATCTATACTCAAACACTTCTTAAATGAAGGTGTTGGAAGATGGCATCTAGCAACCGGAAAAACAATTTTAGAGGGTTGGAGAGAAATGGGCAGATGGGCAACAGGCTACTTTGGCATCTACTCCGTCATTTGGGGATTTGTATACGGTGCGGCCGCTTCGTCAGCCTGTGCACTTGCTATGCACGCAATGTTTCCCGTTTTACCATTCTGGGCTTGGGCTGTCCTACATTCACTCCTCGGATTTGCGTTGGTATGGACAGGCCGCTATCAGCTTTTTGAAAAAATCATGATGATATTAATTGCGTTAATGTTTATTACCGTTATTGGCTCAGCTGCTTTATTTCTGCCTAATATGGGTGATCTTTTAAAAGGGGTTGTTCCTACTGTTCCAAAGGGATCATTCATGCTCGCCTTAGGATTAATTGGTGGAGTTGGTGGAACCATTACGATGGCTTCTTACGGATATTGGCTCAAAGAAAAGGGCTGGAAAGGGAAAGAATGGATTCCAACTATGCGACTCGATTCAAAAGCTGCCTACATTATGACCGCTATTTTTACCCTCTCGCTGCTCATCGTGGGAAGTCAATTTCTATTTGGAACAGGGATTGAACTAAAGGGTGATCAAGGCTTAATTAAGCTGACGAACCTTCTTTCAGACAAATACGGAGCGGTTATCTCATGGTTATTTCTAATTGGATTTTGGTCTGCTGCTTTCTCTTCCCTACTTGGCGTATGGAACGGGGTACCTTATCTATTTGCTGACTTTGTTCGCATCATAAAAAAACAAGTGGACAAGCCCGTGACAGAAACAGATCCTGCTTATCGCTTATATCTCGTCTGGCTCACGTTCCCTCCTATGATTTTGCTATTTTTCGGAAAACCGATTGAACTAATTATTCTCTACGGTGCTTTAGGAGCCTTATTCATGCCTTTCCTCTCACTTAGCTTACTCTGGCTTCTCAACTCCAAACGAGTTGAAAAGGCATACCGCAATAGTTTACTTGGAAACATTGTATTTGTTGCTTGTATCTTATTGTTTGTTGTACTTGCCGTTCGAGAGCTGAGTGGTATGTTTTAA
- a CDS encoding S8 family serine peptidase, producing MKKFLISALTMVLGATAFLGSSSIGQAQSVSETYTVIFKSDTSLPSNYSDLIKKAGGDVSQALPKLGAVEVTSDNPSFLSEVQKSSAVLEATKEHKVYQEDAKSIEVLNTDFAASSKNDLYNKYQWDIKQVTHDGASWNLPGGTGKSTNNKDIIVAVVDTGIDYTHPDIKANYAYGKSFVPGVTSAMDQDGHGTHVAGSIAGNGRVLGIGPQLKVAAYRVFGQDGGASTASIAEALMTAADDNVDVVNMSLGGYDWFQDPDYATKDVVADVRLFNRAIQYAIKNGVTVVGSAGNNGLDISSPGKLSGDNNGATHRSPSSQSLIRVSASGQEKNLTYYSNYGVGKIDVIAPGGDYGTAWLETGDATLRDRNKLCLSTVPGGYAFYAGTSMAAPKTAGLAGVIIAKYGKDVLKPNQVKHIIQNSADDWFKAGYDGESGFGFINAVNALK from the coding sequence ATGAAAAAATTCTTAATTAGTGCCTTAACAATGGTTTTAGGAGCTACTGCATTTTTAGGAAGCAGCAGCATTGGACAAGCTCAATCCGTGTCAGAAACTTATACGGTCATTTTTAAATCAGATACAAGCCTCCCATCAAACTATTCGGACTTAATTAAAAAAGCGGGTGGAGACGTATCACAAGCTCTTCCTAAATTAGGAGCCGTTGAAGTTACATCGGACAATCCTTCCTTCTTATCGGAAGTCCAAAAAAGCAGTGCTGTCTTAGAAGCGACGAAAGAACATAAGGTTTATCAAGAAGATGCCAAAAGTATTGAAGTTCTGAATACAGACTTTGCCGCTTCTTCTAAAAACGACCTTTATAATAAATATCAATGGGATATCAAACAAGTGACACATGACGGCGCATCATGGAACTTACCTGGTGGAACTGGAAAGTCCACGAACAATAAGGATATCATTGTTGCCGTAGTAGATACGGGTATTGACTACACGCACCCCGATATTAAAGCAAACTACGCGTACGGAAAATCATTTGTTCCTGGTGTGACGAGCGCTATGGATCAGGACGGCCATGGTACACATGTGGCAGGATCCATTGCTGGTAACGGCCGCGTTTTAGGTATTGGACCACAGCTAAAAGTAGCGGCGTATCGTGTGTTTGGACAAGACGGTGGCGCTTCAACAGCAAGTATCGCAGAAGCGCTTATGACGGCTGCAGATGATAATGTGGATGTGGTGAATATGTCACTTGGAGGATACGATTGGTTTCAAGATCCTGACTACGCGACAAAAGACGTGGTAGCCGATGTTCGCCTATTTAATCGTGCTATTCAATATGCCATTAAAAATGGCGTAACGGTCGTTGGATCTGCTGGTAACAACGGACTCGATATTTCTAGCCCTGGTAAACTTTCTGGTGACAATAACGGTGCTACACATAGAAGTCCAAGCAGCCAATCACTTATCCGTGTATCCGCAAGTGGACAAGAGAAAAACCTTACGTACTACTCAAACTACGGAGTCGGAAAAATTGATGTGATCGCCCCAGGCGGTGACTACGGAACGGCTTGGTTAGAAACAGGAGATGCGACACTTCGAGATCGTAATAAGCTATGCCTTTCTACCGTTCCAGGAGGATATGCTTTCTATGCTGGAACGTCAATGGCAGCGCCTAAAACGGCTGGCTTAGCCGGTGTCATTATCGCTAAGTACGGTAAAGATGTCTTAAAACCGAATCAAGTCAAACACATTATTCAAAACTCTGCAGACGATTGGTTTAAAGCTGGATATGACGGTGAGTCTGGATTTGGGTTTATTAATGCGGTGAATGCTTTGAAGTGA
- a CDS encoding DUF3427 domain-containing protein — MGNFVQNLESSLRTGFIDRNVSKATTYKPSLLTNNSKENESVLHTLLEELERCQAFIFSVAFITESGLATLKSQLLDLKHKGVRGRILTSTFLQFNQPKVFRELLKISNLEVRVTDLKGFHSKGYIFTHDTHYSLIVGSSNLTAHALKVNYEWNIKLTSHENGEIVHHFNKQFEDVWQESILLTEEWIEEYEGIYAENSEKKAVEQIVEWPASYKPNAIEEALKILPNKMQVAALEEIQQLRNEGKKKGLVISATGTGKTYLSAFDVRRFQPERMLFIVHREQILQKAKDDFQRVLGGRDEEFGILSGSSNHKEAKYVFATIQTLTKDQHLSAFKAEEFDYILIDEVHKAGAKSYQKVMDYFQPEFLMGMTATPERTDDFNIFELFDYNVAYEIRLQEALEEDMLCPFHYFGVTDITHNGALVEDTSLLQHLVVDERVHHIIEKMNYYGHSGQAVKGLIFCSRKDEAKALSTQFNQNGLRTVALTGEDSQEDRMRAVTMLEEGLLDYILTVEIFNEGIDIPCINQVVMLRQTQSSIIFIQQLGRGLRKHEEKEFVTIIDFIGNYKNNYLIPMALSGDKSLNKDRIRRHTKDTSYIKGVSTINFEEVAKKQVFNSIASSQLTALKLLKESYKEVKNRIGRVPLLYDFMVHDSIDPVVLVSQQHHQNYHQFLTKIKENEYDISNEENAVLTMLSTEVLNGKREHEIILLDLLLKNDCITYKKYLEQLIAHDCNGNEAVLKSVERVFDLSFFTQVFRKKYGDQPIVTFKNPSAISFTPFVVRSLKENAYFRDLVVDVVNVAKERTKNYRNDVELTPYEKYTRKDACKLLNWVNDESATVYGYKTKHQTCPIFVTYHKNEEIDARTNYVDEFISPELLSWSTRSNRTLQSEEVKSILYAKENNIDVHVFVKKDDDEGRDFYYLGKANPDREHAKQAVMHNDDGEDLPVVHIPLVMEIPVEYKLYRYIQEGKG; from the coding sequence ATGGGGAATTTTGTACAGAATTTAGAAAGCTCATTGCGTACAGGATTTATTGACCGCAATGTGTCAAAGGCTACTACTTATAAGCCTAGCTTACTCACAAATAATTCGAAGGAAAATGAGAGTGTTTTACATACGTTACTAGAAGAACTAGAGCGCTGTCAGGCTTTTATCTTTTCGGTTGCTTTTATAACAGAAAGTGGGCTTGCAACCCTCAAATCACAGCTTTTAGATTTAAAACACAAGGGTGTTAGGGGACGAATTCTAACCTCAACTTTTTTGCAATTTAATCAGCCAAAAGTTTTTAGAGAACTGTTGAAAATTAGCAATCTTGAAGTACGCGTTACTGACTTGAAGGGTTTTCATTCAAAGGGCTACATTTTCACTCACGATACTCATTATTCATTAATTGTCGGAAGCTCTAATCTCACCGCACATGCACTAAAGGTAAATTACGAGTGGAACATTAAGTTAACTTCACATGAGAATGGAGAGATTGTGCATCACTTCAATAAACAATTTGAGGACGTATGGCAGGAATCTATTCTATTAACAGAGGAATGGATCGAAGAATACGAAGGGATATACGCTGAAAACAGTGAGAAGAAAGCCGTCGAACAAATTGTTGAGTGGCCAGCATCCTACAAGCCCAATGCTATTGAAGAAGCGCTGAAAATACTGCCGAATAAAATGCAGGTTGCCGCACTAGAAGAAATTCAACAACTCCGTAATGAGGGTAAGAAGAAGGGACTCGTTATATCTGCAACGGGAACAGGAAAAACATATTTATCAGCTTTTGATGTGCGTCGTTTTCAACCTGAGCGAATGCTTTTTATCGTTCATCGTGAACAAATTCTTCAAAAAGCAAAGGATGATTTTCAAAGGGTGTTAGGTGGGCGAGATGAAGAGTTTGGTATTTTGTCTGGTTCATCCAATCACAAAGAGGCTAAATATGTATTTGCAACCATTCAAACCTTAACGAAGGATCAGCATTTATCAGCATTTAAGGCAGAAGAATTTGACTATATCTTAATTGATGAAGTTCATAAGGCAGGTGCCAAAAGTTATCAAAAAGTAATGGATTATTTTCAGCCAGAATTTCTGATGGGAATGACAGCTACACCGGAGCGTACGGATGATTTTAATATTTTTGAGCTGTTTGATTATAATGTAGCTTACGAAATTCGCCTTCAAGAAGCATTAGAGGAGGATATGCTTTGTCCTTTCCACTATTTTGGCGTAACAGATATAACTCATAACGGCGCATTAGTGGAGGACACATCACTTCTCCAGCACCTCGTTGTAGATGAACGGGTCCATCATATCATTGAAAAAATGAATTACTATGGTCACTCAGGTCAAGCTGTAAAAGGGCTTATTTTTTGTAGCAGAAAAGATGAAGCCAAGGCTCTGTCAACGCAGTTTAATCAAAATGGACTTCGAACGGTTGCTTTAACAGGTGAAGATTCTCAAGAAGATCGCATGAGAGCTGTCACTATGCTTGAGGAAGGGTTACTAGATTACATCCTGACGGTAGAAATATTTAACGAAGGTATTGATATACCTTGTATTAATCAAGTGGTCATGCTTCGACAAACGCAATCAAGCATTATCTTTATTCAGCAGCTAGGTAGAGGTCTGAGAAAGCATGAAGAGAAAGAGTTCGTCACGATCATTGATTTCATTGGCAATTATAAAAATAACTATTTAATCCCAATGGCTCTCTCAGGAGATAAGTCTCTGAACAAGGATCGAATTAGAAGGCATACAAAGGATACGAGCTATATAAAGGGCGTATCGACGATTAATTTTGAAGAGGTAGCAAAAAAACAGGTATTTAATTCGATTGCCAGCAGTCAGTTAACGGCGTTAAAGCTCTTAAAAGAGTCATATAAAGAAGTAAAAAATAGAATTGGTCGAGTACCTCTTCTATATGATTTTATGGTACATGATTCAATTGATCCGGTAGTTCTCGTTTCTCAACAGCATCATCAAAACTATCATCAATTTTTAACCAAAATAAAAGAAAATGAATACGACATATCAAATGAGGAGAATGCTGTCTTAACAATGCTTTCGACAGAAGTGTTGAATGGTAAAAGAGAGCATGAAATTATACTGTTAGATTTACTTTTAAAAAATGACTGTATCACCTACAAGAAATATCTTGAGCAGCTAATAGCACATGATTGTAACGGTAACGAAGCAGTACTAAAATCTGTTGAGCGAGTGTTTGATTTATCCTTTTTTACACAGGTATTTAGAAAGAAATATGGTGATCAACCAATTGTTACGTTCAAAAATCCATCTGCTATATCGTTTACTCCATTTGTTGTGCGTAGCCTGAAAGAGAACGCTTATTTTAGAGATCTAGTTGTAGATGTGGTAAATGTAGCAAAGGAACGAACAAAAAATTATCGAAATGACGTAGAGCTCACACCTTATGAAAAATACACGCGTAAGGATGCCTGTAAGCTATTAAATTGGGTAAACGATGAGAGCGCAACCGTTTATGGCTACAAGACAAAGCACCAAACCTGTCCTATTTTTGTCACGTATCATAAAAATGAAGAGATCGATGCACGAACAAATTATGTCGATGAATTTATTAGCCCAGAGCTATTGAGCTGGTCTACTAGAAGTAATCGAACGCTCCAATCAGAAGAAGTAAAATCTATTCTATACGCCAAAGAAAATAATATTGATGTCCACGTTTTCGTCAAAAAAGACGATGATGAAGGAAGAGATTTTTATTATTTAGGAAAAGCGAACCCAGATCGAGAACATGCAAAGCAGGCTGTTATGCATAACGATGATGGGGAAGACCTGCCAGTTGTTCATATACCGCTTGTCATGGAAATACCTGTTGAGTATAAGTTATATCGCTATATTCAGGAGGGGAAAGGTTAA
- a CDS encoding ECF transporter S component, producing the protein MQRTQGYASNTKTFDLIITAMLIALVFVATFFINIRLPITANGGLVHLGTGMLFIASIMFGPKKGAISGAVGMALFDYLSGWTLWAPFSFVTRGLQGYIVGKIAWSNGRKGTSFAFNLIATIVSVPVMLVGYYICEGILFHNWISPVASITGNIVQNVVGMVIAIPVCTALKRSSIFR; encoded by the coding sequence ATGCAACGAACACAAGGATATGCTTCAAACACAAAGACATTTGATTTAATTATTACGGCGATGCTAATTGCGCTTGTATTTGTGGCGACATTTTTTATAAATATTAGGCTGCCAATTACCGCAAATGGTGGATTGGTTCACTTAGGAACTGGCATGCTGTTTATTGCCTCGATCATGTTTGGTCCTAAAAAAGGAGCCATTTCAGGAGCAGTAGGAATGGCGCTATTTGATTACCTTAGCGGCTGGACGCTATGGGCACCATTTAGCTTTGTAACGCGTGGTTTACAGGGGTATATTGTTGGGAAAATTGCCTGGTCAAACGGTCGCAAAGGCACAAGCTTTGCCTTTAATTTAATAGCTACGATCGTTTCTGTACCTGTTATGCTAGTCGGCTACTATATTTGTGAGGGAATTCTATTCCATAACTGGATTTCCCCAGTGGCATCTATTACGGGTAATATCGTTCAGAACGTAGTCGGCATGGTCATTGCTATTCCTGTTTGTACTGCACTTAAAAGATCTTCCATTTTCCGATAA
- a CDS encoding malate:quinone oxidoreductase — protein sequence MSKLPNKTDVILIGAGVMSATLGALLKELAPEWEIKVFEKLTSAGEESSNEWNNAGTGHSALCELNYTTEKSDGSIDISKAVKINEQFQLSRQFWSYLVKSNLIRNPEDFIMPIPHMSLVQGEKDVTFLKKRLEALSKSPLFQGMEYSEDPEKLKEWMPLIMEERTSTEPMAATKIDSGTDVNFGALTRMLFDYLKTKNVEMNYNHGVKDIKRTSNGLWEVKVHDMNSGKIENHTAKFVFIGAGGASLPLLQKTGIPESKQIGGFPVSGLFMVCNNPEVVERHHAKVYGKAKVGAPPMSVPHLDTRFIDNKKSLLFGPFAGFSPKFLKTGSNLDLIGSVKPNNLFTMLAAGMKEMSLTKYLIQQVLLSNEKRLEELREFVPTAKLEDWDIVIAGQRVQVIKDTEAGGKGTLQFGTEVVTASDGTIAALLGASPGASTAVHVMLEVLEKCFPKNMKNWQGKVKEMIPSYGVSLSEQPELFRELHQSTAETLGLVKKKETSDHSNKVGTEVYS from the coding sequence ATGAGTAAACTACCGAACAAAACAGACGTAATTTTAATTGGTGCTGGAGTAATGAGTGCAACACTAGGGGCATTGCTGAAGGAATTAGCTCCAGAATGGGAAATTAAAGTGTTTGAAAAGCTCACAAGTGCGGGAGAAGAAAGCTCTAACGAATGGAACAATGCAGGTACAGGTCACTCAGCGCTGTGTGAATTAAACTATACAACAGAAAAGTCGGACGGATCGATAGATATTTCAAAAGCGGTTAAAATCAATGAGCAGTTTCAATTATCCAGACAGTTCTGGTCCTACCTTGTAAAAAGTAATTTAATTCGCAATCCTGAAGATTTCATTATGCCTATTCCACATATGAGCCTGGTTCAAGGGGAAAAAGATGTAACGTTCCTGAAAAAACGGTTGGAAGCGTTATCAAAAAGTCCGTTATTCCAAGGAATGGAATACTCGGAGGATCCTGAAAAGTTGAAGGAATGGATGCCTTTAATCATGGAAGAACGTACTTCTACTGAACCGATGGCAGCCACAAAAATTGATTCAGGAACTGACGTGAATTTCGGTGCACTAACACGTATGCTATTTGACTATTTAAAAACAAAAAATGTCGAAATGAACTATAACCATGGTGTAAAAGACATTAAACGCACAAGCAACGGACTTTGGGAAGTTAAAGTTCATGATATGAACAGCGGTAAAATTGAAAATCACACGGCTAAGTTTGTGTTCATTGGCGCAGGCGGTGCAAGCCTACCTCTACTACAAAAAACAGGTATTCCTGAGTCTAAGCAGATTGGCGGATTCCCTGTAAGTGGACTGTTTATGGTTTGTAACAATCCGGAAGTCGTTGAAAGACATCACGCAAAAGTATATGGAAAGGCAAAGGTAGGAGCTCCTCCAATGTCTGTTCCACATCTAGATACACGATTTATTGATAATAAAAAATCACTTCTATTTGGGCCGTTCGCAGGCTTCTCGCCAAAATTCTTAAAAACAGGATCAAACTTAGACTTAATTGGCTCTGTGAAACCAAATAACCTGTTCACAATGCTAGCAGCAGGTATGAAAGAAATGTCATTAACAAAATATCTTATTCAGCAAGTACTGTTATCAAATGAAAAGCGTCTTGAAGAACTACGAGAATTCGTTCCAACAGCTAAACTTGAGGACTGGGATATTGTAATAGCAGGTCAACGCGTTCAGGTTATCAAAGACACAGAAGCAGGCGGAAAAGGAACGCTACAATTCGGTACAGAAGTTGTTACAGCTTCAGATGGAACCATTGCAGCCCTGCTAGGTGCTTCGCCGGGTGCTTCAACAGCTGTCCACGTTATGCTTGAAGTACTGGAAAAATGCTTCCCGAAAAATATGAAAAACTGGCAGGGAAAAGTAAAAGAGATGATTCCTTCTTACGGAGTGTCGCTTTCTGAACAACCTGAGCTTTTCCGAGAACTTCATCAATCAACAGCAGAAACACTTGGTTTGGTGAAAAAAAAAGAGACTTCCGATCATTCGAATAAGGTAGGAACTGAAGTATATAGTTAA